A stretch of DNA from Candidatus Pseudomonas phytovorans:
TCCGGCAACTTGCTAAAGTCCTTGCGGATACGTTTTTTCTCAGTGTATGAGTAAGCCATCAGCGTTCCCCAGCTTGGTCACCTGCTTGTTTGGCTTCTCCCGACGGGAGCAGCCAGAAAATCGTGCAAACCCCTTGGTTTGCGCCACCCACATGGGTGTCTTGCAGCTTGTCATCGGGGCCGACTTGACCGGCCACCAATAACGGAAAAAGGCCGGTGGCATAAGCCACCAGCCATCAGCCCTTCGCTTAACGCTTAGGCTGGCATCGCAAAGTCGAAATTACTTCAGCTCGACTTTAGCGCCTGCTTCTTCCAGCTTCTTCTTAGCGTCTTCAGCGGCTTCTTTCGAAACGCCTTCAGCTACAACCTGAGGAGCGCCATCGACTTTCTCTTTGGCTTCTTTCAGGCCCAGACCGGTCAGCTCACGAACGGCTTTAATCACGTTCACTTTCTTCTCGCCGGCTTCCAGCAGAACAACGTTGAACTCGGTCTGCTCTTCAACAACGGCAGCAGCAGCAGCTGGGCCAGCAGCGGCAACAGCAGCGGTAACGCCGAAGGTTTCTTCCATTGCTTTGATCAGCTCAACAACTTCCAGAACGGTTTTCTGGCCGATTGCTTCGATGATTTGCTCGTTAGTCAGGGACATGACTTAAATCCTGTATTGGGGTGACAGCCTACGCAGCCATCAAATTAAACATATGATTTTGAAAGAGATTACGCTGCCTTAGGCAGCAGCAGCTTCTTTCTGGTCGCGAACGGCCGCCAGAGTACGAGCCAGCTTGCTGGTAGCGCCTTGAATCACGCTCATCAGACGTGCGATAGCTTCGTCACGGGTCGGCAAGGTAGCCAGTACATCGATCTGGTTGGCGGCAATGAAATTGCCGGCAAACGCAGCTGCCTTGATCTCGAACTTGTCCTGACCCTTGGCGAACTCTTTGAACAGACGAGCAGCAGCGCCCGGGTGTTCGTTGGAGAATGCAATCAGGGTCGGGCCTTTGAACGCGTCGTTGAGGATCGAAAATTCGGTGCCTTCAACAGCGCGCTTGAGCAGGGTGTTACGTACGACACGTACGTAAACGCCAGCTTCGCGGGCCTCTTTACGGAGTCCGGTCATTGCGCTTACAGTCACACCACGGGCATCAGCCACAACAGCGGACAGAGCGACTTTGGCAGCCTCGTTGACTTCAGCGACGATGGCCTTCTTGTCTTCGAGTTTAATTGCCACGGGTTTACTCCTGGTTTTTACCGTTTCATCTGGCCGAAGCCGGATGTCGTTTTGGTGTCTGATTCAGTAACGAATCGGGAGCACCATCTGCGTGGGCTGGTATTTTAAGGCTTGCGCCACCTACGGTCTTGGATAGCCCCCGCCAGGCAGGGACCCCAATTTTTGCTGGCAGCGCGACGGGTCGCACTGCCATGTACTTACACGTCCAGCGAGCTCTGGTCGATGACCAGACCTGGGCCCATGGTGGTGCTCAGGGTAACGCGCTTGACGTAGATACCTTTCGAGGAAGCTGGCTTGATACGCTTCAGATCAGCGATCAGGGCTTCAACGTTTTCCTTCAGCTTGCCAGCTTCAAAGCCGATTTTGCCAACGGAGGTGTGGATGATACCGTTTTTGTCAGTACGGTAGCGAACTTGACCAGCCTTGGCGTTTTTCACGGCAGTGGCTACGTCTGGGCTAACGGTACCAACTTTCGGGTTAGGCATCAGGCCGCGAGGACCCAGGACCTGACCCAGCTGACCTACAACGCGCATTGCATCAGGCGATGCGATGACAACGTCATAGTTCAGGTCACCGGCTTTCATTTCGGCAGCCAGATCGTCCATACCTACGCGGTCAGCGCCGGCAGCCAGAGCAGCTTCAGCAGCTGGACCCTGGGTGAAGACGGCAACGCGAACGGTCTTGCCAGTGCCGTGCGGCAGCACAGTAGCGCTACGAACAACCTGGTCGGATTTACGCGGGTCAACACCGAGGTTAACGGCGATGTCGTAGGACTCGACGAACTTGGCAGCAGGCAGCGAGGCCAGCAGAGTTGCCGCTTCTTCGAAGTTGTAGGACTTGCCTGCTTCGATTTTCTCGGCGATTGCCTTTTGGCGCTTAGTCAGCTTAGCCATTACACACCCTCCACGTTCAGGCCCATGCTGCGGGCAGAGCCAGCGATGGTGCGTACAGCAGCGTCCAGGTCAGCGGCGGTCAGATCAGCCTGTTTTGCCTTGGCGATATCTTCCAGCTGAGCACGGGTAACGGTACCGACTTTAACGGTGTTCGGACGAGCCGAACCGCTGGTCAGGCCAGCAGCTTTCTTCAGCAGAACC
This window harbors:
- the rplA gene encoding 50S ribosomal protein L1, translating into MAKLTKRQKAIAEKIEAGKSYNFEEAATLLASLPAAKFVESYDIAVNLGVDPRKSDQVVRSATVLPHGTGKTVRVAVFTQGPAAEAALAAGADRVGMDDLAAEMKAGDLNYDVVIASPDAMRVVGQLGQVLGPRGLMPNPKVGTVSPDVATAVKNAKAGQVRYRTDKNGIIHTSVGKIGFEAGKLKENVEALIADLKRIKPASSKGIYVKRVTLSTTMGPGLVIDQSSLDV
- the rplJ gene encoding 50S ribosomal protein L10, giving the protein MAIKLEDKKAIVAEVNEAAKVALSAVVADARGVTVSAMTGLRKEAREAGVYVRVVRNTLLKRAVEGTEFSILNDAFKGPTLIAFSNEHPGAAARLFKEFAKGQDKFEIKAAAFAGNFIAANQIDVLATLPTRDEAIARLMSVIQGATSKLARTLAAVRDQKEAAAA
- the rplL gene encoding 50S ribosomal protein L7/L12 — translated: MSLTNEQIIEAIGQKTVLEVVELIKAMEETFGVTAAVAAAGPAAAAAVVEEQTEFNVVLLEAGEKKVNVIKAVRELTGLGLKEAKEKVDGAPQVVAEGVSKEAAEDAKKKLEEAGAKVELK